The Marinomonas profundi DNA segment GGCGATGGCGTCAAAACACAAACGCTCATCCACTTGCTCTGGCACGGGGTGTTGCAACAAGATTCCGTGCACATCTGGATTATTGTTCAATTCGCTAATTTTTGCTAACAGCTGCTCTGTGGTGGTGGTTTCTGGCAGCTCAATGGCCATAGAGTCCATACCGACACGACGACAAGCATTGCCTTTCATTTTGACATAAGTCGCCGAGGCTGGATCGGCACCCACCAAGATAGTCGCTAAAATTGGGGTACAACCAGTACGCTCTTTAAGCTCGGTAACTTGAGCCTGTAGGCGGTTTTCAGTTTCTTTGGCGCAACGTTTGCCATCAAGAACCAGTGCAGTCATGAAAGAGCTCCAGTAAATATAGGGTGATGTATGAGGGAGGCGCATTATACCTCAACTTTTGCGTCGATACGCAGTGACAACGCAATTTGTTCAGCAAAATTCCCCGCTTCGCTTTCGTACGGCCATCTACTATCCAGTGTTCAATCAGACGAGTAGAGCGGTTCAATCAGGCTGGCTCTAAATAGTCTACCAACAACTGCAGATTACGCTGGCCACGAAATTCATTGATGTCCAGCTTATAGACCAAACGTGCTTGCGCGGCGTTGTCGTTAGGCCATTGCTCCAAATCAACAAAAAAGCTAATCGCATCCAGCAAAAGCCCACTGTTCGGCTCGCGCACCATGAGTTTAAGATGTTTTTCACCAACAATACGCTGCTGCAAAATATCAAACACACCATCAAAACACGGTTCAGGAAACATCTGTCCCCAAGGGCCAGACAAGCGAACCTGCTCAGCAAAACTCAAACTAAAATCTTCCGGTGCCAGTGGCCCATCGGTGAACAATGTCGCTTCTAATTGTGCGGGTGTGACCCATTCGGTAATGATGGCATCAAACGCTAACCGAAAAGCATCATAGTGAGACTCTTTGATCGACATGCCCGCCGCCATGGCGTGGCCACCGAACTTGCTAAGCAACATAGGATAACGTTTTGCCAATAAGTCCAACGCATCGCGGATATGAACACCGGGGATGGAACGAGCTGAGCCTTTTAGCTCACCTTCACCCACGCGGGCAAACGCAATCACCGGACGATGGCATTTATCCTTCATCCGGGACGCCAAAATCCCAATCACGCCCTGATGCCAATCGGCGTCGTAAAAACACATGCCATTGGGTATTTCTTGCTCTTCGTCTAGCAAAGACACCAGAGCCAATTCGGCCTGCTCCTTCATGTCCGATTCAATGGCTTTGCGCTCACGATTGAATTGATCCAATTGCTGAGCATAATCACGCGCCTGATGGGGATGCACCGCCAGTAGGCACTCAATGCCGACCGACATATCGTCTAAGCGCCCTGCTGCATTCAACCTTGGGCCAACCACAAAGCCTAAATCTGACGCTTTTAACTGAGTATGATCCCGGCGCCCGACTTCCAATAAAGCCAAAATACCCGGACGTGCTAAGCCTGCTTGAATGCGCTTAATACCTTGCTGCACTAAAATGCGATTATTGGCGTCCAAGGGGACAACGTCCGCCACGGTTCCAAGCGCCACTAAATCCAAAAAATCCGCCATTTTGGGCTCAGGAATATGCTGTTCAGCAAACCAATTACGCCGCTTCAGCTCGGCTCTTAACGCTGACATTACGTAAAAAATCACCCCCACGCCGGCCAAGTTTTTACTTGGAAAACCGCAGTCTGGGTGATTCGGATTGACAATGGCATCGGCGTTAGGAAGACTGTCTCCTGGTAAATGGTGGTCGGTCACCACCACTTTCATGCCGTAATGCTTGGCGGCTAAGACACCATCAATACTGGCAATACCGTTATCCACCGTCACCAAGACATCTGGTGCGCTTTGTTGTGCGACCTCGACAATCTCGGGTGTCAGGCCATAACCAAATTCAAAGCGGTTGGGCACCAAATACTCTGGGGCGATCGCGCCCATGGCTTCTAACGCAAGAATGCCCAAACTGGTGCTGGTCGCGCCATCGGCGTCAAAATCCCCAACAATAAGAATTTTTTCTCCTGCCACAATGGCGTCCGCCAAAATGCGTGCCGCGTTAGACAAATCAAATAAAGAATCCGGCCTTAGTAAATGCGGTAAGCGGTAATCAAGCTGCGCCACAGACACCACATCGCGCGCCATAAAAACCCGCTGCAAGGTCGCAGACATAGTATTCGGAAAGTCATTGGATTCAGTCGGTACAACTCGACGCTCAATACGCATAAAAATTTCAAGCCAGACAAAAGATAAGTAAAAACAGGATAACACGAAAACGCTTACGCTTATCCTACGGCGCTAGATAAGCCATAAACACATAAGACTGAAAAAAATAGGTTATAAATCAGCCACCTAGCGATTAGAGTTTGTTACATAAGCGATAAATCAATAAGACTTTCTTACAAAACTGGCGCAAAAAAGGATCTTTTTAGGACTATCACGCCATCCGCTCTATTCAGACCATAACGTTAAGATTTTCGATGCTATGATGCCGCACTTTTTTGATTTGGATAAACCCCTTCTAAAGATAAAAACTGAGAGCACTCGTTTTAACTTATCGGAAAAAAATATGAACAATCATTCTTCTGCCACCGCTGACAAGCCACAATCAAACCAACGGTTTGCTTTGATCGCTTTAACATCACTCTTTTTTATGTGGGGCTTTATTACCTCACTTAACGACATTTTAATACCACACTTAAAAGGCGTATTCGACCTTAGTTACACACAAGCGATGATGATTCAAATGTGCTTCTTCGGCGCATACTTCATCGTCTCAATACCGGCTGGCACCCTAGTGAAAAAAGTGGGTTTCCAACGAGGCATTGGCATTGGCCTAATGATCGCCGCTGCGGGCTGTTTGCTGTTTATCGCCGCTGCCAAGGCGCAAAAGTACGGTATTTTTTTAACCGCACTTTTCGTTTTAGCCGCCGGCATTACCATTTTGCAGGTCGCTGCCAACCCGCTAGTCACCGTTATGGGGCCCGCCAAAACCGCCTCAAGTCGCTTAACATTGTCTCAAGCGTTTAACGCACTAGGTACAACCGTTGCCCCTATTGTCGGCGGAGCGCTCTTGTTTACCGTTGCTGGGCAATACGCCACCAAAGCTCAAGAAGCTGAAAGTGTTATTGTCCCTTATATTGGGTTGGCCATTTTGCTGGTGGTTTTAGCGGCTATCTTTACTCGCATTAGCCTCCCAACCCCCTCAAACATAGAAGAAGAGACCAGCGACGCGCCAAGCGCTAGCATTCTACAGCATCGCCATTTGGTGCTGGGGGCGGTCGCTATCTTTATGTATGTGGGTGCTGAAGTGGCTATTGGGAGCTTACTCGTTAACTTCTTTGGCCTAGAAAATATTGCCGGTCTTGCCGAAGCTGACGCGGCGCATTATGTTGCCTATTATTGGGGTGGCGCCATGGTAGGACGCTTTATTGGTGCGGCGTTAATGCAACGCATCTCCGCCAGTCTATTGCTTGCAATTAACGCCTTGGCCGTCATCGCATTGATTGCCAGCGCTATTGTCAATGATGGGCTTGTTGCCATGTGGTCTATCTTGTTAGTCGGTCTATTTAACTCGATTATGTTCCCCACTATTTTCAGCCTTGCCTTGAAAGATCTAGGACCACAAACCAGCCGTGGCTCTGGCTTCCTTTGCCTTGCCATTGTCGGCGGTGCGATACTGCCCGTTCTTCAGGGTTACATGGCCGATTCTATTGGCTTGCAAATATCCTTTATCCTACCGGCACTGTGCTACCTGTATATTGCTTACTATGGCGTTTTAGGCTCTAAAACAAAAGCGCTCTAAGCCAAAAACGGCCTAAGGGTAACGACAAAATGCAAAAAGCCCTTTGAAACATCAAAGGGCTTTTTAACAAAAATGACTTTTAAAAGACTGACTTATTAACCTCTTTGGGTCCGATTTCGTCCTGCACGTTTTGCCTGATACAAGCGCCCATCTGCGAGTGTGATCGCCTCTCGCAACGACGTCGATTCATTCATCGTCGCCACTCCAAAGCTGAGCGTCATACGAAACTTATGATCCAAATAAACAAACTCATGTTCTTGCACCCGCTGCCGTATTAATTCAGCCAATGCATAAGCATCAGACTCACTGCAGTCACACACAGCAATTAAAAACTCTTCCCCGCCCCAACGCGAAGCCACGCCTTTTTCCGGCAATGATGCTTGAATAAGATTCGCCAATTCGACCAGCGCATAATCTCCGACATCATGACCGTATTCATCATTGATACTTTTAAAAAAATCCACATCCGCCAGCAGCAAGTGAAATCGACTATAAGCGCTAGATTCTAATCGCTGCAGCATGCCTCTACGGTTTAATAAATCCGTCACCGCGTCTTTATAAGCAACCAATTTAAGCTTAGCGGAGGTTTCTGTTAGTTCTTGGTTAAATCGTGACATAGAATATTCATAAATACCCGACAGAAAAACCACCACAATAAAGGAAAATAAAATTCTCGATTTTAACGCCGGATCATAGCCAAATTCATCAAAATGGCTAGCGGTGAAAAACAAGGTAATGATCAACGCCAGTGTAAAAAAGCCCAGTTCAATCAGGCCTCGTTTCATTCCATGCAAAAACAAAGACACCGCTGGAATACAATAAATCCAGACATGCCCTGTCCCTTTTACCCCTCCAGTATAGACAAGATAAATCATCAAAATATAAAGCGGATAAATAACAAAATTTCCTGACAACGCATGATTATGAGTGCGACGTAAATAAACATGATTCATCGCATACAAAAACGCGATCAAGAGCAAAGAATAGCCTAATACAAGCTGGCCATTCACTAACGACACGATTCCTAACGGAAAAGTAAAAAGCACACCAACAGAGGTAAAAAGATTAATGATGAAGACTCGACGAGTGCTTTCAGAAAACACATTGTCTGTTTTGCCAACGTATAAAAAAGTCAGCCAAGAAAAACCAACGGGCGTTTTCAGCTTTTTCTTCCGCTTTGTTGAATCGAATATACTCATTGGGTTTGAACTCCGGCCTAGCAACGCAAACCGACTATTACTGTAGGTTTAATCCTACAACAAAGCAAACCATAGCACCCCTGTTAATGCTCCTAAGTTACAAATAACAACATTCCACCGATGACATTTAAAAGCCCCTTATGGCGTCCTGAACAAACGCTAAGCGGGGTATAAACGGGATAATAAAACAGGCACCACGGTCTCCACTTTCAAGATACGATCCCCTAAATGCACCGATTGCATGCCCGCTTCGTGCCATTTACTCACTTCAAATTCGTTCCATCCACCTTCTGGCCCAAGCGCCAGTACACAAGGTTGCTGTATATCGACAGGACAACGCTCAGCCAAATACGGATGCGCCAACAAGCCAACTTTGTCTTGTAAAATCGCGGGCAACTGATCCTCGACAAAAGGACGAAATCTGGGAATCAAAGACCAATTTGGCATCAGGGTGTCTTTGGCTTGTTCCAGCCCTTCGAGCAAACATTGCTGAATCGATTCCGTTTGCAAAACAGGGCTTTGCCAATAACTTTTTTCCACTTTGGCAGAATGAATCAGATATAAATCTTTAACACCCATTGCCGATATGTTTTGCAAAGTACGCTTCAACATATTCGGACGAGGCAGCGCCATCACCAATACCATAGGCAAAGGTTCAGGCGGAGAAGAAAATAACGCTAACGAATGAATATAACCCGCTTTGTCGTGGCTAGGCGGTTGATAAACCCCCTCTCCGATTTTCCCATTCAATAGCCCAACTCGCAGAACATCACCCTGCTGGGCTTTGATGACGGTTGAAATATGGGTTTGTTGACGAAGAGTCAGCCCATAAAGGCCATCATCAAGGGTGTTTTTAGCATCGAGTAAAATGATATTCATATGAAAGGCGCAAACATTAAAAGTAAAAAGGAAAAAGAAACGGCCAATCTAGGATTGGCCGTTATTGGTCTTGCTAAACAGGTTAACGCTGACTACCGCTAAAATAGAGTGTGTTTATTTAACTAAATTTTTTCAGCAACAAAAGCCTGCACATCGCTCAAGCTATTGTCTAACACGGTATAAGATTCTTCACGTTCAAAAAGATCTTTCATGTGCTCTGGTAAGGTAGGTGTTTCACAACCGGCTTTTTCGACCGCTTCTGGAAACTTCACTGGGTGCGCCGTTGCCAAGGTGATCATAGGGACGGATGTATCTTTCCAGCAATGACGCGCCGCTTCAAGACCTATCGCCGTATGAGGATCTAAAAGGTATTGTGTTTTAGCAAACACATCGGCAATCACCTCACAGGTTGTTGCGTCGTCCACTTTATAGCTGTCAAAGTTATCTTTTACAAAAGACCAAGCTTGATCATTCAACGACACATCGCCTTTATTGAAGCGCGCCATCAAATCGTCAATCGCCGCGCCGTCACGACCATGCGCATCAAACAATAAACGCTCAAAGTTGCTCGACACCATGATATCCATACTGGGTGACAAGGTGACATTCAAAGACTGACGGCTCATATCGTTTTCTGCGATCACCCGATGCAAAATATCGTTCTGGTTAGTCGCCACCACAAGCTGATCGATTGGCAAGCCCATTTTTTTCGCCAAATAGCCGGCAAAAATGTCACCAAAGTTGCCCGTTGGCACAGAGAAAGACACCTTACGATGCGGCGCGCCAACAGACAATGCAGAAGAGAAGTAGTAAACGATCTGCGCCATGATACGCGCCCAGTTAATCGAGTTAACCGCGCCTAACTTAGCGCCTTTCAAGAAAGACTGATCGGCAAAGCTGGATTTCACCATGCCTTGGCAATCATCAAAATTGCCCTTCACCGCGATGTTAAATACGTTATCGTCGATCACCGTGGTCATTTGACGACGCTGTACTTCGGATACACGCTGATAAGGGTGCAAAATAAAGATATTCAAATGCTCAGAATGACGACAACCTTCAATCGCGGCCGAACCCGTATCGCCGGATGTCGCCCCCAGAATCACCAACTTCTCTTTGCGCTCAGACAGAACATAGTCCATTAAGCGACCAAGCAGTTGCAAGGCAAAATCTTTAAACGCCAAGGTTGGGCCACGGAATAATTCAAGTATCCATTCGTTATTGCCTACTTGTACCATGGGCGCAATAGAAGCGTGATTGAAGCCAGCATAAGCGTCATCAATCATGCTTTTAAACGCGTCAGCCGGAATATCGCCTTCCACAAAAGGCCACATCACTTTAAAGGCCAGCTCTTGGTAACTTAAATTCGCCCAAGACGCGATTTCTGCTTTGCTGTAATGCGGTAAGGTTTCTGGCACATACAAGCCGCCATCATTCGCCAAACCAGCCAATAAGACATCAGCAAAAGACAGTGCTGGCGCCTTACCACGAGTAGAAATATATTTCATCGTTTGCTCTCTCTTACGCTAAATTCTCAACACGGATTCGTTGCACAGTGCCAGCAACATCCGGCAAAGCTTCAATCGCCGCAATGGCCGCGTTCATGTTGCGCTCTTTCACATCATGCGTCATCACCACTAAAGGCACTAATTCACTGCCTTCGCGCTCGCGCTGAATCAATGACTCGATACTGATGTCATTCATCGACAAGATTTGCGTAATATTCGCCAGCACACCAGCACGATCTTTAATCGTCATATTAAGGAAAAAGCCACACTCGATATCTTCCACAGGCAATACCTGCATGCTTGACAAAGCGTTGGCCTGGAACGCCAAATGCGGCACTCTGTTAGTTGGATCCGCCGTTAAAGTACGAGCCACATCGATCACATCCGCAATTACCGACGAGCCAGTTGGCAATGCGCCAGCACCCGCTCCGTAAGTCAACGTTGGACCGACCACATCGCCTTGCACCATAATAGCGTTCATCACACCATTCACATTGGCCAACAGTTGCTTATGGGAAATTAACGTCGGGTGAACTCGCAATTCAATACCCGCTTTAGAACGACGAGCAATGCCCAAATGCTTGATGGCATAACCAAGATCATCGGCAAAGGCCACATCTTCAGCGGTAATACGGCTAATGCCTTCGGTATAGGTTTTTTCAAATTGCAGAGGAATACCAAAAGCGATAGACGCAAGAATCGTCAACTTATGCGCGGCATCAATGCCTTCAATATCAAAAGTTGGGTCCGCTTCTGCGTAACCAAGTGCTTGAGCCTCAGCCAAGACATCTTCAAATCCACGACCCTTTTGACTCATTTCAGTCAAAATGAAATTGCCTGTGCCATTGATGATACCCGCCAACCACTCAATACGGTTGGCCGACAGACCTTCTCGAATTTGCTTAATAATAGGAATGCCGCCAGCAACCGCCGCTTCAAACGCAACAATAACGCCTTTTTCTTGCGCTCTAGCAAAAATTTCATTGCCATGTTCAGCAATCAGCGCCTTATTGGCTGTCACCACATGCTTGCCATTTTTGATGGCGGTAAGGACCAGCTCTTTCGCAACCGACGTTCCGCCAATTAACTCAAGTACAATGTCTATCTCTGGATTATTGACGACATCAAAAATATCACGGGTAACATTAATACCGGAGGTATCACAAGCGTCGTTATCACGACGGGCACCTACTTGCTCAATAACAATACTGCGACCCACACGTCGTGTAATCTCTTCCGCATTATTACGAAGAATGTTAAAACTACCGGACCCCACTGTCCCCAGCCCACAAATTCCGACTTTTACCGGTTTCAAAACAATACCCCACAGAGATAATTTAATTTTTATAAGCAGCCTAACCTTTTCATAAGGTTTTTAACTAAGCCGCAAGTTGCTTCATTATAACGCCAGCACCATTCAAACCCAACGTAGAAACAGCTGAAGAAGGCGCATGTTTAGTGGAATATTTCGCGATAAGACTATAACCCAAGGTGTTTTACCAACTCAGCCGCTGGTAAATATCCCGGTAGAAAAGCACCATTATCCAGCACGATACTTGGCGTACCTCGCACTCCAACTTCATTGCCTAGTTTATACTGATCTGCGACCGGGTTAACACATTTGTTTTCAGGAATTTCAGCGCCCAACTTGACCTTGGTAAGCCAGTCTTGCGGATCAGCCGAACACCAAACACTGACCATTTTACGATACGCCTCAGATCCTATCCCGGCTCTTGGATACGCCAAGTAGCGAACCGTCACCCCAGCATCATTCAGCTTGGGTACTTCTTTATGCAGCATTCGACAGTAGCCACAGTCAACATCGGTAAATACAGTGATATGTGCCTTTTCATTTTTTGCTTTATAAACAATCATTTGTGACTCTGGCAGGGCTTCTACTTTGGCCAGTTTCGCTTTCTCTGTTTCGTTCTCAAGCGCCGTATTGTCTATTCGGTATAGATCGCCCGCAACAAAGTATTTCCCATCTTGGGTAACATGCAAAGTCGGGCCGTCTTTCAACACAACGACATACAAGCCCGCGCCATCATGTAGCTCAGTACTTTCTACTTCATATTGAGGCAACGCCGCTTGAACGGCAGACAACACCGCCGATTGATCGGCAAAAACCGTGTTTGACAGGGGAAGGAGCAACAAACTCACCATAGCAGGACGCGACAGAGAGCGGAAAAAATTCGTCATGGAGAACCTCAAAGACATCATAAATAGTCTCTATTAGGCCATACCAAGGTGGGTAAGTTCCATAAAAAAAGGCGACTCGCGTCGCCTTTTTTAAAGAAAGAGAAATTAACGTTTAGCCAATTTTTCTTTGATACGTGCAGATTTACCAGAACGCTCGCGTAGGTAGTAGATCTTAGCTTGACGCACGTCACCGCGGCGTTTAACTTCGATGCTTTCAACCAAAGGGCTGTACGTTTGGAAAGCACGCTCAACACCAATACCGCTAGAAATTTTACGCACGGTAAATGCTGAGTTAAGACCACGGTTACGCTTAGAGATTACAATGCCTTCATAGGCCTGTAGACGCTCGCGTGAACCTTCTTTAACTTTAACTTGAACAACAATAGTGTCACCAGGACCGAAGGCTGGGACTTCTTTTGTCATTTGTTCAGCTTCTATCTGCTGAATCAGTTTAGTTTTATTACTCATGGATGTGACTCCTAATGATATGGTTTCTTATCAGCATGAAGGTTCTTCTTTCTGATAAGCTCGCAATTCCTACTCTGCCGAGGTTGAATCTTCAGTTTCGCGAATAAACTCTTCTAACAGCAACTGCTGTTCCTTGTCCAACTCAAGGTTCTGCAGAAGGTCTGGCCGGCGTTGAAAAGTTCTTGCG contains these protein-coding regions:
- the recJ gene encoding single-stranded-DNA-specific exonuclease RecJ codes for the protein MRIERRVVPTESNDFPNTMSATLQRVFMARDVVSVAQLDYRLPHLLRPDSLFDLSNAARILADAIVAGEKILIVGDFDADGATSTSLGILALEAMGAIAPEYLVPNRFEFGYGLTPEIVEVAQQSAPDVLVTVDNGIASIDGVLAAKHYGMKVVVTDHHLPGDSLPNADAIVNPNHPDCGFPSKNLAGVGVIFYVMSALRAELKRRNWFAEQHIPEPKMADFLDLVALGTVADVVPLDANNRILVQQGIKRIQAGLARPGILALLEVGRRDHTQLKASDLGFVVGPRLNAAGRLDDMSVGIECLLAVHPHQARDYAQQLDQFNRERKAIESDMKEQAELALVSLLDEEQEIPNGMCFYDADWHQGVIGILASRMKDKCHRPVIAFARVGEGELKGSARSIPGVHIRDALDLLAKRYPMLLSKFGGHAMAAGMSIKESHYDAFRLAFDAIITEWVTPAQLEATLFTDGPLAPEDFSLSFAEQVRLSGPWGQMFPEPCFDGVFDILQQRIVGEKHLKLMVREPNSGLLLDAISFFVDLEQWPNDNAAQARLVYKLDINEFRGQRNLQLLVDYLEPA
- a CDS encoding sugar MFS transporter, coding for MNNHSSATADKPQSNQRFALIALTSLFFMWGFITSLNDILIPHLKGVFDLSYTQAMMIQMCFFGAYFIVSIPAGTLVKKVGFQRGIGIGLMIAAAGCLLFIAAAKAQKYGIFLTALFVLAAGITILQVAANPLVTVMGPAKTASSRLTLSQAFNALGTTVAPIVGGALLFTVAGQYATKAQEAESVIVPYIGLAILLVVLAAIFTRISLPTPSNIEEETSDAPSASILQHRHLVLGAVAIFMYVGAEVAIGSLLVNFFGLENIAGLAEADAAHYVAYYWGGAMVGRFIGAALMQRISASLLLAINALAVIALIASAIVNDGLVAMWSILLVGLFNSIMFPTIFSLALKDLGPQTSRGSGFLCLAIVGGAILPVLQGYMADSIGLQISFILPALCYLYIAYYGVLGSKTKAL
- a CDS encoding GGDEF domain-containing protein, with the protein product MSIFDSTKRKKKLKTPVGFSWLTFLYVGKTDNVFSESTRRVFIINLFTSVGVLFTFPLGIVSLVNGQLVLGYSLLLIAFLYAMNHVYLRRTHNHALSGNFVIYPLYILMIYLVYTGGVKGTGHVWIYCIPAVSLFLHGMKRGLIELGFFTLALIITLFFTASHFDEFGYDPALKSRILFSFIVVVFLSGIYEYSMSRFNQELTETSAKLKLVAYKDAVTDLLNRRGMLQRLESSAYSRFHLLLADVDFFKSINDEYGHDVGDYALVELANLIQASLPEKGVASRWGGEEFLIAVCDCSESDAYALAELIRQRVQEHEFVYLDHKFRMTLSFGVATMNESTSLREAITLADGRLYQAKRAGRNRTQRG
- a CDS encoding 16S rRNA (uracil(1498)-N(3))-methyltransferase; this translates as MNIILLDAKNTLDDGLYGLTLRQQTHISTVIKAQQGDVLRVGLLNGKIGEGVYQPPSHDKAGYIHSLALFSSPPEPLPMVLVMALPRPNMLKRTLQNISAMGVKDLYLIHSAKVEKSYWQSPVLQTESIQQCLLEGLEQAKDTLMPNWSLIPRFRPFVEDQLPAILQDKVGLLAHPYLAERCPVDIQQPCVLALGPEGGWNEFEVSKWHEAGMQSVHLGDRILKVETVVPVLLSRLYPA
- the thrC gene encoding threonine synthase — its product is MKYISTRGKAPALSFADVLLAGLANDGGLYVPETLPHYSKAEIASWANLSYQELAFKVMWPFVEGDIPADAFKSMIDDAYAGFNHASIAPMVQVGNNEWILELFRGPTLAFKDFALQLLGRLMDYVLSERKEKLVILGATSGDTGSAAIEGCRHSEHLNIFILHPYQRVSEVQRRQMTTVIDDNVFNIAVKGNFDDCQGMVKSSFADQSFLKGAKLGAVNSINWARIMAQIVYYFSSALSVGAPHRKVSFSVPTGNFGDIFAGYLAKKMGLPIDQLVVATNQNDILHRVIAENDMSRQSLNVTLSPSMDIMVSSNFERLLFDAHGRDGAAIDDLMARFNKGDVSLNDQAWSFVKDNFDSYKVDDATTCEVIADVFAKTQYLLDPHTAIGLEAARHCWKDTSVPMITLATAHPVKFPEAVEKAGCETPTLPEHMKDLFEREESYTVLDNSLSDVQAFVAEKI
- a CDS encoding homoserine dehydrogenase; translated protein: MKPVKVGICGLGTVGSGSFNILRNNAEEITRRVGRSIVIEQVGARRDNDACDTSGINVTRDIFDVVNNPEIDIVLELIGGTSVAKELVLTAIKNGKHVVTANKALIAEHGNEIFARAQEKGVIVAFEAAVAGGIPIIKQIREGLSANRIEWLAGIINGTGNFILTEMSQKGRGFEDVLAEAQALGYAEADPTFDIEGIDAAHKLTILASIAFGIPLQFEKTYTEGISRITAEDVAFADDLGYAIKHLGIARRSKAGIELRVHPTLISHKQLLANVNGVMNAIMVQGDVVGPTLTYGAGAGALPTGSSVIADVIDVARTLTADPTNRVPHLAFQANALSSMQVLPVEDIECGFFLNMTIKDRAGVLANITQILSMNDISIESLIQREREGSELVPLVVMTHDVKERNMNAAIAAIEALPDVAGTVQRIRVENLA
- a CDS encoding thioredoxin fold domain-containing protein — translated: MTNFFRSLSRPAMVSLLLLPLSNTVFADQSAVLSAVQAALPQYEVESTELHDGAGLYVVVLKDGPTLHVTQDGKYFVAGDLYRIDNTALENETEKAKLAKVEALPESQMIVYKAKNEKAHITVFTDVDCGYCRMLHKEVPKLNDAGVTVRYLAYPRAGIGSEAYRKMVSVWCSADPQDWLTKVKLGAEIPENKCVNPVADQYKLGNEVGVRGTPSIVLDNGAFLPGYLPAAELVKHLGL
- the rplS gene encoding 50S ribosomal protein L19 → MSNKTKLIQQIEAEQMTKEVPAFGPGDTIVVQVKVKEGSRERLQAYEGIVISKRNRGLNSAFTVRKISSGIGVERAFQTYSPLVESIEVKRRGDVRQAKIYYLRERSGKSARIKEKLAKR